A single region of the Agromyces sp. Leaf222 genome encodes:
- a CDS encoding alcohol dehydrogenase catalytic domain-containing protein: protein MTLTLPTGVDVNVAPAPVAMVWNEPGAPHQSVATPGVRLAPGDALVQVEYATVCGSDVHTVRGDRSAPTPLVLGHEQVGRVVAMGDGAVRADGTPLELGDRVVWSVAVSCGTCDRCARGIPQKCRTLAKYGHERISRGWELTGGFATHVHVRAGSSIVVVGEELPAEVAAAASCATATAVAAVDAASATVDLDGSLVLITGGGMVGLTAAAIAVEAGAEVIVSDPDASRRAFARRLGAIAADPKAKKGTPEHLDQVLAVRAQRGLNEILVAIEASGAAAAVETAIKRVGVGGAVVLVGSVSPGPAISVDAESIVRRLVRVSGVHNYTPSQLVRAVAFLERSHRTVPLARLVGTAYPLHELDRALEDAATGRHVRVGVMTGV from the coding sequence ATGACGCTCACGCTCCCCACCGGCGTCGACGTGAACGTCGCGCCTGCCCCCGTCGCGATGGTGTGGAACGAACCCGGCGCCCCGCACCAGTCGGTGGCGACGCCCGGCGTGCGGCTGGCGCCTGGGGACGCGCTCGTGCAGGTCGAGTACGCGACCGTCTGCGGCTCCGACGTGCACACCGTGCGCGGCGACCGCTCGGCGCCCACGCCGCTCGTGCTCGGCCACGAGCAGGTGGGTCGCGTCGTGGCGATGGGCGACGGTGCCGTCCGCGCCGACGGCACCCCGCTCGAGCTCGGCGACCGGGTCGTCTGGTCGGTTGCCGTCAGCTGCGGCACCTGCGACCGGTGCGCCCGCGGCATCCCGCAGAAGTGCCGAACGCTCGCCAAGTACGGCCACGAGCGCATCTCGCGCGGCTGGGAACTCACCGGCGGGTTCGCCACCCACGTGCACGTGCGCGCGGGGTCGTCGATCGTGGTGGTCGGCGAGGAGCTGCCCGCCGAGGTCGCCGCCGCGGCCTCCTGCGCCACGGCCACCGCCGTCGCCGCCGTCGACGCGGCATCGGCGACGGTCGACCTCGACGGGTCGCTCGTGCTCATCACCGGCGGCGGCATGGTCGGGCTCACGGCGGCGGCGATCGCGGTCGAGGCCGGCGCCGAGGTGATCGTCTCCGATCCGGATGCCTCGCGCCGGGCGTTCGCGCGGCGGCTCGGGGCCATCGCGGCCGACCCGAAGGCGAAGAAGGGCACGCCGGAGCACCTCGACCAGGTGCTCGCGGTTCGCGCGCAGCGCGGCCTGAACGAGATCCTCGTCGCGATCGAGGCATCCGGAGCCGCAGCCGCGGTCGAGACCGCGATCAAGCGGGTCGGCGTAGGGGGAGCGGTCGTGCTCGTCGGCAGCGTGTCGCCCGGACCCGCGATCTCGGTCGACGCCGAGTCGATCGTGCGCCGGCTCGTGAGAGTGAGCGGGGTGCACAACTACACGCCGTCGCAGCTGGTTCGCGCCGTGGCGTTCCTGGAGCGCTCGCACCGCACCGTGCCGCTCGCGCGACTCGTCGGCACCGCCTACCCGCTGCACGAACTGGATCGGGCGCTCGAAGACGCGGCGACCGGACGGCATGTGCGCGTCGGCGTGATGACGGGGGTGTGA
- a CDS encoding phosphonatase-like hydrolase has translation MTTASTLATAPGTEAAPAAALAPRALGDVELIVLDMAGTTVTDDGAVEQAFTLAAERSGIALDDFEGSLQYVRDTMGQSKIEVFRVLADGDEQAAQRANAAFEGAYAEIVERDGATEVEGAADVIRELREAGASVVFTTGFAPTTRDAVLDALGWHGLADLALSPVDAGRGRPFPDLPLTALLRSGATSVSSMVVVGDTSSDVEAGTRAGAGLVVGVLTGAHDRAALEGAGAHAVIESIRDLPALLGLRGE, from the coding sequence ATGACCACCGCATCCACGCTCGCAACCGCCCCCGGAACCGAGGCAGCTCCTGCCGCCGCGCTCGCACCTCGCGCACTGGGCGACGTCGAGCTCATCGTGCTCGACATGGCCGGAACGACCGTTACCGACGACGGCGCCGTCGAGCAGGCGTTCACCCTCGCTGCGGAGCGCAGCGGCATCGCGCTCGATGACTTCGAGGGTTCGCTGCAGTACGTGCGAGACACCATGGGCCAGTCGAAGATCGAGGTCTTCCGCGTGCTCGCCGACGGCGACGAGCAGGCCGCCCAGCGTGCCAACGCCGCCTTCGAGGGCGCCTACGCCGAGATCGTCGAGCGCGACGGCGCCACCGAGGTCGAGGGTGCGGCCGACGTGATCCGCGAACTGCGTGAGGCCGGGGCATCCGTCGTCTTCACGACCGGGTTCGCGCCGACCACGCGCGACGCCGTGCTCGACGCGCTCGGCTGGCACGGCCTCGCCGACCTGGCCCTGTCGCCGGTCGACGCGGGTCGCGGTCGCCCGTTCCCCGACCTGCCGCTCACGGCGCTCCTGCGCTCGGGCGCGACGAGCGTCTCGTCGATGGTCGTCGTCGGCGACACGAGCAGCGACGTCGAGGCCGGCACCCGGGCCGGCGCCGGCCTCGTCGTCGGCGTGCTCACGGGCGCGCACGACCGGGCCGCGCTCGAGGGCGCCGGCGCCCACGCCGTGATCGAGAGCATCCGCGACCTCCCCGCCCTGCTCGGCCTCCGCGGCGAGTGA